The following coding sequences lie in one Leucoraja erinacea ecotype New England chromosome 20, Leri_hhj_1, whole genome shotgun sequence genomic window:
- the zgc:112496 gene encoding uncharacterized protein zgc:112496: MSGTDGLYNCKDPAVWRSVLAVYKDVVEAKASKGGKAGKLAALDKWYQEELLETVCSRTEKFLTHAELVQLMEWKLTRGKFRPMLQKMVTGNSEDSVESCTRKAFKLLPDVTAAIQELTKLKAVGPATASAVLVTGAPQDAAFMADEAVESIPGLVPIKYTLKHYILYLDKVRECAEQLSTSDLVNDWTPHKVEQCLWAWAVAQKVKPSLIKNIITSQNKPSNEEKGTEGRPRKRQKVQ, encoded by the exons ATGTCTGGGACTGATGGACTGTATAATTGTAAGGACCCTGCTGTATGGAGGTCTGTTCTTGCTGTGTACAAGGATGTGGTTGAAGCAAAGGCATCCAAAGGTGGGAAGGCAGGAAAACTCGCAGCACTGGATAAATG GTACCAAGAAGAGTTACTGGAGACTGTCTGCAGTCGCACAGAGAAATTTCTCACTCATGCCGAGCTGGTTCAGTTGATGGAATGGAAGCTGACA AGAGGTAAATTCCGCCCAATGCTGCAGAAGATGGTCACAGGTAATTCCGAGGACAGTGTGGAGTCATGTACCCGTAAAGCTTTCAAGTTGCTACCCGATGTGACTGCTGCAATCCAGGAACTCACCAAGCTAAAAGCTGTGGGGCCAGCCACAGCATCAG CTGTGTTGGTGACAGGTGCTCCTCAGGATGCTGCTTTCATGGCAGATGAAGCAGTGGAGTCAATCCCAGGCCTGGTTCCGATTAAATACACACTTAAACATTACATCCTATACCTGGACAAGGTGAGGGAGTGTGCAGAACAACTCAGCACAA GTGACTTAGTGAATGACTGGACTCCTCACAAAGTAGAACAGTGCCTTTGGGCCTGGGCTGTGGCCCAAAAAGTCAAGCCCTCATTGATAAAGAATATTATTACCTCTCAAAACAAACCAtcaaatgaagaaaaaggcaCAGAAGGTAGACCCaggaaaagacagaaagtgcaatGA